GCTTGGGGGTTTACCCCATACCATTGAAAGGGGGTATGAGCTTTGGGAACAAAGGTGCTACATCCCAAGGTTAAGCGCAATCCAGGCGCAGCTTTTTTCAAGTCTTGCATTAAGTCTAAGGTAGGCTCTAAATCCTCGACTTCTTCTCCGGGAATGCCTACCATACCATAAAATTTAATTCCTTTGAGTCCTCCAGCTTTGGCGTTAATGGCAGCTTGGAGTATTTCGTCTTGTTGCAGTTTCTTATTCACAATGGCTCGCAATTTTTCCGATCCACTTTCGATGGCAATGGTGATCGAGCGGCTATCCCGTTGACTGAGAATGCGGGCGAGTTTTTCGGTGACTGTATTGGTGCGGACGGAAGCTAGACTTAAGCGCACTTGGTCGTATTTGGGTTGACTGAGATAATCGAGAAGGGTATTAAATTCGGGATGTTGGGTGACGGAAGCGCCTAATAATCCCAGCCGGTTGGTGAATTTTAATCCTTGTTCGATCGCCGGAATTAATCCTTCTTGTAAATTCGCTGTCCGAAAGGGTAAGGTCAGATAACTGGCTAAACAAAATCGGCAGAGTTCGGGACAAGACCTGACGACTTCTACCATATAAATGTTTTCCCAGGCTGCTTGTGGGGTAACGACTCTAGAAGCGAGGAGGGTTGTACCGCGATAGGTTTGTTTCGTGGGTCGTTCGGGAATGGTATCCTCAAGGGGAGTAATTGCGGCGATCGCCCCCGTAGGACTCTCGTAGGTTACCTCATATAAACTGGGTACATAAATTCCTTCTCCCTGAGCCAGATATCTCAATTGCTCTGCTCTTGATGCACCCCGCACCTGTTGATAGCGGGCAATGAAGTCCCCTAATAACTGTTCTCCATCCCCCAATAAAATCACATCAAAAAAGTCGGCAAAGGGTTCTGGATTGGCTGTTAATACTGGGCCACCGCCGAAAATTAGGGGATGATGGGGGTGGCGCTCCTGGCTCCGTCTCGGTATGCCTAATTGATCGAGCAGGGCCAAAATATTGCCATAGTCCAATTCCCAGGATAACGAGAAACCAAGCAGTTCAGCCTGTCTGGGCAGTTTTTCCTGCCCATCGGTAAATAAACGACTCACAGCCACGTCCGATCGCTGGCATAACTGCGACCAAATCACCTGATAACCTAAACTGGTGATGCCGATACTGTAGCTGTTAGGAAAGGCGAAGATTGCCGGAATAGCAGTGCTTTCAGGAGAGGCTGGAGAGAATAGAAGCTGTTCTTCATGCAGGGGAATAGACAAGGAACGATCCGGTTAATTTAAATTTTTGACATAAAACGGGCAGAATAACTTATAACTTTACAAAAAAAACGCTTCTTTGTCAAATTGATAGAAATTGCCTCAAAAATTGGTTGGATTGCTAATAATAATAGTCCTTTTTTAAAGACTTGATAAAAAATCAGCAAAAATACGGAGTGATTCCCCCTATCCGGTCGGCTATCCTAAAAGTATACCCTTCTTAATATTTAATTCAGGTGCAGTCGAAGGGGGTAAACCGGGTGAATCTGTTAGAAGGGAGCGATCGAAACGATGAAATCGAGATCAACCTATTTAAAGGGGAAAGCACAAACCGTGGTTAGTCTTCATCGAGAGGGGGTACACCGGGATACATTGGTTCCGCGCGAAGAGGGGGACTTTAATCCAGCCAGTCTATCCATGATTACCCTTGCCGATCAAGCCGATCTCCTTTTTGAACAAGCCAGGATTTCTCAGCAACAAGGAAATGTGAAACAAGCTCAAGCCCATTGGCAAGAGTGCTTAACCCTCTATGAAGCGCTGCAAAACCATCAGCGAATGAGTCAAATCTTGGGTTATTTAAGTCATACCTATTATGCCCAAGGGGACTACGATCGCGCCATTGCATATCAACAACAACGATTAGAATTAGCCCACGAACTGGGTAATGTACGCCTAGAAGCTCAAACCTGGGGCAATTTAGGCAATGCTTATCGCCATCAAGGAAACTACACAGAAGCTATTGCTGCTGAAAGTCGCAGTATTGAACTGGCGCAACAAATCGGAGAGGATCGCCTATTAGCGATTGGTTATAACAATTTGGGCCTGGTTTACAAAGCTCTCAACGACTTACCGGAAGCGATCGAATACCAAACTCGAAGTTTACACCTGATTCAAGAGCAAGATAACCCCCTAATGGAGAGCCAAATTTTGCGGAACTTGGCCAACGCCCACCATGCCCTAGGGAATTCCGATAAAACCATCGACTATTACCAACAACTCCTAGCATTAGCTCGGAGAACCAACAATCAACGTTTAATCACCAAAGTGCTAAGAAACCTAGGCAATACGTTCCACACTTTGGGAGACTACGCCCAAGCAATTACCTATTATGAAGAACGGCTACACTTAGCCGAACAAATGCAAGATCAACGGGTAAGAGAACAAACCCTAGGCAGTTTAGGGGTGGCTCACGATGCCCTCGGTAACTATCAGAAAGCAACTCACTATTACGAGCAGCGCTTGCAAATTGCCCTACGCCTCAAAGACAAACGCTTAACTGGACAAACTCTAGGCAACCTAATTGTTGCCTGTAGTGCCCTCGGTGACTTGCTGAAAGTGGAGCAATACCGAGAGCAACGCAAAGCACTGGCTTAGGAAACGTTCTGAGCTTGATAGGCGCTGATGGGTTCTTTAATTAAGCGAATATACAAATGTTTAAATGTAGATTTAATCACCCGTGGCATTCCAAAATCAATGGGTTGCATTCTATCGGGTAACTTCCAATCGGCGATCGCCAACTCCTGGGGATGACACAAGGGAAACTCCACAGCCTCCTCAGCATAACACCCCGCCGCCAGAGCCGCCTTATGGGTAGGAACCATCATGGGATCGACTCCCAACAGCTCCAACAGGCTCAAGTCTAGAGCAAACACATCCTCAGATGCCCCTAAAATGCCCAGGAACCGGGGTGTACCGTTCATCGGCCCATTTCCCTCATGGGCAATAATCCCATCAATAATGGTCAAATTTGGCGCAAGGGTACGAGCTGTTTCTACAAGCATCGCCCCAAATTCTTGGGGATTTTTCCCGGCTTGCATATGCCACCATGCCTTCATTTTACCGGGCACACAGCCAAATAAATTCTTAACCCCCAAGGTCATAGTCAACTGTTGATGGGATTTAATCTTGGGTAAATTAATCACCACATCTGCCTCCATCGCTTCCTTAGAGAGCAACAAATGACCCCAGCGATCGCCCTCCGTTTCATATCGTCTTCCCCGAAATTCTACGATCGGTAATTCTACCTCCTGCAAAAATGGTAAATAACCATTAGACTGAGCCACCCCTTCAGCCGTGCCAAACGCCGGACTATCGCCCAAAAAGGGGATACCTCCCGCTTGTTTGACCAACCGCGCAACCTCAACAACTAACTCCGGACGAGTCACACACTCATTTTTCGGTCGCGATCCCGTTAAGAGATTGGGCTTCAGGAGAACGCGATCGCCCGGTTTAACCAGCGACTCGATCCCTCCCAGAGGAGCCAAAACCTGCACCAAAGCAGCCTGTAGAGCTTCGCGATCGTAGGAGTTGGCCCGCACAAAACTAACTGTAGTCATTGTATTTTTTAACCCGTTCACCACTAAGCACAAGATAGCACGATCAACTCATTACACTAACTCTTGAGCGCGACCGCCTCCCGTTTTCTCCACCCAAATGGAATTAAAATTTTTCAACATAATCTCAGTCGGATTGATCTTTTCATCGCTGCCGATGGGCTGAAAAACGGCATTCACCTTGGGATAAACAAAAAATGGAATCGAAATCCGACTTTTCGCCAGAGTATGAATCACTTCATGGGGAGTGCTGATAAATAAGCCATTAGTCCACAGTTGTAACATATCCCCTAGATTCACCACAAAGGCATCTTTGAGACAGACCGCATCAATCCAAGCCTCTTTAGCGTATACACGCAAGGAAGGGTTGGGAAAATATTCCTGGATTAAGATCGTGAAAATCCCATTATCGGTATGTTTCCCGGCAATCCCACCTTCGGGGGGATAATGAATGGTGCGATGGATTAAGATCGGTTCATCAAAATAAGGGTCAAAGTAATCGGGTTCCTGCCCTAAAGCAACGGCTAATCCTCGTAAAAGATGGGGAACAATTTTGGTCAGAATTTCCCCTTGAAGCTCATAGTGACAGGAGGCAAAACCCGGAGCTACCGTATCATCAGGAATCAGGGTGGTTCCGGTAAAAGGTTGGTCAGCATGGGGGCGTTCTATGCCTAAATCAAACAGCTCTTTGGGATCGGGCCCTTCTTCTCCATTGAGAGCTTCACCATAGAGGGGGCTGTATCCTCTACAGGTATTTGGATAAACAGTTTGTTTGTCTTGACTATAGGCTTTTTTCGTTTCTTCCGGCAACTGGAAAAAATTGCGAGAAGCCTGAATGGTTTTCTGGACTAATTCGGAGGAGATACCATGATCTTTAAGATAAAAAAATCCATGCTCTAAGCAAGTATCATATAGCCGTTTGTGTTCTTCATTTCCGGAGGGAGAACTTGATTTTTTAAGTTGGGCTAATGAAATAATCGGTAACGTATTCATTTGTTTTTCTCCTAATTGTTAATCCCATAGGTAACGATATAGGGCTTGTATCTGCACTGATTATATCATCTTTTAGTCCTCTCCCATCACGAGAGAGGACTAAAAACCCTTAATTGCCAAACTATACGATCAAACACTTAGGGGGCAATCTAGGAGACCGGTCTATTGTGTTAATTCTTTAGCACGACCTGAACCGGATTTATCTACCCAGATAGAGTGAAAATTCTCTAACATTACGTCAGTCGAATTGATAGTTTCCTCGGTTCCCATGGGCTGAATCTGGGTATTGTGATTGGGGAAAACAAACAAGGGAATAGAAATGCGAGTCTGAGGCAGTTTGTGAATGACTTCGTGGGGGGTACTGACAAATAAACCATTCGTCCAATATTGCAACATATCCCCCAAATTGATCACAAAAGCATCCTCTAAACATCCCGCATCAATCCAAGCATCTTTCGCATACACTCTTAGGGAAGGAGTGGGGAAATATTCCTGAATCAAGATGGTAAAAATGCCGGTATCTGTATGTTTTCCGGCAATTCCTCCAGAAGCAGGGTAGTAAATGCTTCGATGGATTAAAACGGGGTCTTCAAAGTAGGGATCAAACCAATGGGGGTCTCGGCCCAGGGCAACCGCTAATCCTTGTAACAGGGGGGGAACTACTTGATTCATAATTTCCCCTTGAAGCTGATAATGGGATGAGGCAAAACCGGGAGCGACTTCGTTATCAGGAACAACAGTTGGCCCGGTAAAGGGTTTATCGGATGGAGGGCGTTCTAAACCTAAATCAAAGAGTTCTTTGGGATCGGGCCCCTCCTCTCCATTGAGGGCTTCACCATAGAGGGGGCTGTAGCCTCTAGAGGTTTTTGGATAAACAGTTTGCTGGTCGTGACCATAGGCTTTTTTAGTTTCTTGGGGAAGTTGAAAAAAGTTTCGAGAAGCGTCTATGGTTTGCTGAACTAACTCTGAAGAAACGCCATGATCTTTGAGGTAAAAGAAGCCGTGTTCTAAGCAAATGTTGTAAAGTCGTTTATGTTCTTCATTTCCGGATGAATAACTGAGATCTTTGAGTTTTTCTAATGAGATTACGGGTAAGGTATCCATTAGTTAATGAGCCTCCGGGTTGGGTAGTTCTCCTTTTTTCTACAAAATTAGGTTAAATAATGTATTCAATGGAATTATACCATGAAAAGGGGGCTTAATTATAGAAATTCTGGGTTAATCAATGCGTAGTCGCTGTTCGTATAGTTTTTCATAATAGGGTAAACAATACTTATAAGCTTGCTGCAAATGCTCGTTGTCTTCAATCTTCACATAATTGTTGGGTTTCGTTGGTTTAAATCCTTGACTCGATTGGACTTGTTTATGCCAGCTTTTCCATGGAAGGAGTTCTGGTTGTTGCTTGGCTTCCCAGGTTAAGGCTTGAGGGAGAAAGGGAATGCCCACTGCATGACAATAGGCTTTGACAGTTGCTTCTGGTTTATGGACTAAATCATCGGAATCAATCAAAGGGGGGACTTTTCCCAGATAATTTTTGGTTGCTTCAAACAAGTGGTAAATTGCTGCATAGCCGGTTTCGACTAGACTAAAATCGGGCCGACGGGCGAAGAGGGAGGGAAGGGCTTTAGCTGGATGGCGAATCAAGAAGGTGTTCTCAAAGTGGGATAAGAAGGTTGGATCGGCCCGATCGCAAATACAACGAGCCATATCTTTCATAAAGATTTTTTGGCTTTGGGCCTTATCAATCAGGCTTTGCAAGACGGGTTGAAAGCTCTTGGACTTCTGAATGTTGTCATCACTATAGCGATCGCTCTTTCTTTCCTCGCTACAGCAAAAGTACAGACCAAAGGGTTCGTGAAGAACCAAAAAGTCTCCCCTTTGGCGCATCATGGTTTCAAAAGCAGTAGAAGTCGATCGCGGCACTGCCCAAAGTGCAAGTATTTTTTGCATCAGAAAATTTCTCCCAGTGTCAGCCATAACCATCCTTTCATCTGTACCCAGACCTATTATTGATAGACGGCAATGGGTTCACCCAGCACCTCCATAATCGGCTCTACCCCTAATCCTGGCCCCTCTGGAGCCACCGTTTTACCCCCTTGACCCCGCGGCCCACCCGTGGCTGTATTCACTGTCAGCATCTCATGGCACAACCACGTCGCCCGCAGGTGAGTCGCTGGAGTAGACTGGGCCAAATGCACCGATCCCGCATCCCCGATCGCACTGCCCCCCGTCACCTCAATATTCATGCGAATCCCCGTTTCCACACAGAAATCCCGAATCCGCTTGGCCTTCGTCAAACCTCCCACCCGACCAATTTTCAACCCGATCGCCTCACACGCACGATCCCCTTGAGCGCGAACGATATCCCCATAGCCCTGAATGCATTCATCCAGGATAATCGCATGATTCGTTAGCCTCCGCAGTTGTAAGCACTCTTCATAAGTTTCACAAGGTTGCTCAAAATAGAGAATCGGCTCTTTCACCGCATTCATCACCCGCATCCCCTCATCCACCAACCAAGCGCGGTTCACATCAAAGGTCGCCGTTTCATCGGGGGGTAAATATGCACCAATGGCTTTAATGCGCTCAATATCTAAGGCCACATCTGCGCCAATTTTACAGGTATGGACTTTTTCTCCCCTAGCTTGACCCCGTTTAATCGACTCAATCATGCCCTCTGGAGTATCTGTGGGCACAGAATTTTGAATCGTAATCTCTTGGTCAATGCGACCGCCAAACAATTCACACAGGGATAATCCCGTGAATTTGCCCAGGATATCCCAACAGGCCATATCCAGAGGGGATTTAATGTAGGGATGACCCGGTAGAGCCATATCCATCGCCCGATACACAACATCGATCCGTCGGGGGTCGAGGCCAATCAGTTGGGGCGCTAACTCCTCAATTCCCGCCCGAATACCTCTGGGAAAGGCGGGTAAATAAGTTGACCCCCAAGGGCAGCCTTCCCCCCAGCCCCGGATGCCTTCATCCGTATCCATGGCGATAATGGTGGAATCGAGTTTATCAAAGTACAATCTTCCTCCAGAGAGTCGGTAGGGATGCTCCAGGGGTAAGGTCACTTGATAGACGGTGATTTTTGTGATTTTCATAGAGTTTTAGGCAAAAGTGTTGAATTGTAGTGCCGTGACACAGCTAAAATAGGGCTTTGTTTGTAGTAAGCACTTTAGTGCTTAAAAGCCTAGCTGGAGATGGCTTGAGCAATCACTACAAACAAAATCTATTGCATCAAATTAGCTGTGTCACGGCTACAAGGATTGGTAATTATAGCTGTTTAATCGGACTTGGTATTACTAGCGAGCGAGACGCTCGCACTCCTCGTATTGCTTCATTTTATTGCGGTCACGGGACTACCCGCTTTTCACCATTGGGCAATGGGAGAGCTAGGGATTAACTCAGATGCTTGAGGATTTTGGTTAAAACCGGGAGCTTGGCGTGACGACCGAAGTCAAAGGATTGGATTTTGGGGACAATGGCTGGATCGGGTTGGTAGGAGGTTATATTATCAAATACCCAACAGGTTCCACAACTCCAGCGAATCACATCCTCGATTAATTGGTCGCTTAAGCCCATGTTTTTGCCCAGGTGGTGAGCTTCCCCTAAAATCAGGTAGTTGATATAGGCCATGAAGTCGGTGAGCGATCGCGCCATATCCATTAGAATTGGATCGTCTAAGGGTTCCGGTGCAGGATATTGGAGTTCGTAGGGACGGGGTTTGATGCGACCGAAAATATCGCTGATTTTTTCCTCAGAATGAATATAGCTGCGATTCAAACCATAGGGAGAGGGAGCGGTAAAATGGGGCACTCTCAGATTCACCCCATTATCCTCTTCGATCAGCTTAGTGACTTTCACATGGTTATCATGGGCATCATATTTCTGTCCCGCTTCCCGGTATCGTTCTTCGATGATGCGACCGATGGGGAGGGGAACGTTGAGTTCGTTGGCTAAGTTTACCGTCAAGTCCGTATCTTTAACGGTGATTTCTAGGGAGCAGGAATAGTCGTAGCTGCCGTCAAAAATAAACGGGGTAACTTGCTCGGCCACGAAGCTACTGCCTTGGGAAGAGCGGATTAAATCCCACATCCAGAGCAGGGGAATGCCATAGATTTTACAAATCATCAGCACTTCGCCCACGGTCACCATGCCGGTGTAGAAGAGCAGGTTGGTCAACAGTTTGATGGTCTGTGCTTCGCCGATGGTGTCACTGACAAAGAACGAGATTTCGCCCATGGAGTCCAGGGAGCCTTTACTGAGGTCGTAGCCTTGGCGATCGCCGCTCACATAGAAGCTAACGTTACAAAAATCAACCCCCATATGCGAGAGATTACTAACCGGCGACTCCAGACTAAAAATCCCTTTTTTCCTCGCTTCTCTGGCAATATTTTGGGTATTGTGGTAGTCCGTTGTCGAGAAATCCATCCAAGTTGACCCCGGTCTCATCCCTTCCACCGCTCCACTCGGCCCTAACATATTCTCTAAAACATGATGGGGTAGGGGCAAATTGGTAATCACTAAATCTGAGCCTTGAGCCGCTTCTTTGGGGCTGTTTTTCCAGATGGCTCCTTTGGCAATCACCGGCTCGGCCGCTTCTTTGTACTTATCGTACACTTGCACGTGATAGCCATCTTTGAGCAGTTTGTAGATCATCTGCTTGCCCATAGCGCCTGTGCCAATATAGGCAATTTTTTGCTTACTCATCCGTGAGTTTCCTTTCTCTTACTTAAGGATTGTTTTCAGGCGTAATTACAACTTTGCCAAAAAAGCTTTTGCTTTGAAAAAATTTCTGCGCCTCTTGCATTTGACTCAGGGGAAAAACTTTAGCGACTGGAGGTTTCAACAGACCTCGTTCGAT
The nucleotide sequence above comes from Roseofilum capinflatum BLCC-M114. Encoded proteins:
- a CDS encoding tetratricopeptide repeat protein — protein: MKSRSTYLKGKAQTVVSLHREGVHRDTLVPREEGDFNPASLSMITLADQADLLFEQARISQQQGNVKQAQAHWQECLTLYEALQNHQRMSQILGYLSHTYYAQGDYDRAIAYQQQRLELAHELGNVRLEAQTWGNLGNAYRHQGNYTEAIAAESRSIELAQQIGEDRLLAIGYNNLGLVYKALNDLPEAIEYQTRSLHLIQEQDNPLMESQILRNLANAHHALGNSDKTIDYYQQLLALARRTNNQRLITKVLRNLGNTFHTLGDYAQAITYYEERLHLAEQMQDQRVREQTLGSLGVAHDALGNYQKATHYYEQRLQIALRLKDKRLTGQTLGNLIVACSALGDLLKVEQYREQRKALA
- a CDS encoding isopenicillin N synthase family dioxygenase; the encoded protein is MNTLPIISLAQLKKSSSPSGNEEHKRLYDTCLEHGFFYLKDHGISSELVQKTIQASRNFFQLPEETKKAYSQDKQTVYPNTCRGYSPLYGEALNGEEGPDPKELFDLGIERPHADQPFTGTTLIPDDTVAPGFASCHYELQGEILTKIVPHLLRGLAVALGQEPDYFDPYFDEPILIHRTIHYPPEGGIAGKHTDNGIFTILIQEYFPNPSLRVYAKEAWIDAVCLKDAFVVNLGDMLQLWTNGLFISTPHEVIHTLAKSRISIPFFVYPKVNAVFQPIGSDEKINPTEIMLKNFNSIWVEKTGGGRAQELV
- a CDS encoding DUF362 domain-containing protein translates to MTTVSFVRANSYDREALQAALVQVLAPLGGIESLVKPGDRVLLKPNLLTGSRPKNECVTRPELVVEVARLVKQAGGIPFLGDSPAFGTAEGVAQSNGYLPFLQEVELPIVEFRGRRYETEGDRWGHLLLSKEAMEADVVINLPKIKSHQQLTMTLGVKNLFGCVPGKMKAWWHMQAGKNPQEFGAMLVETARTLAPNLTIIDGIIAHEGNGPMNGTPRFLGILGASEDVFALDLSLLELLGVDPMMVPTHKAALAAGCYAEEAVEFPLCHPQELAIADWKLPDRMQPIDFGMPRVIKSTFKHLYIRLIKEPISAYQAQNVS
- a CDS encoding B12-binding domain-containing radical SAM protein, giving the protein MSIPLHEEQLLFSPASPESTAIPAIFAFPNSYSIGITSLGYQVIWSQLCQRSDVAVSRLFTDGQEKLPRQAELLGFSLSWELDYGNILALLDQLGIPRRSQERHPHHPLIFGGGPVLTANPEPFADFFDVILLGDGEQLLGDFIARYQQVRGASRAEQLRYLAQGEGIYVPSLYEVTYESPTGAIAAITPLEDTIPERPTKQTYRGTTLLASRVVTPQAAWENIYMVEVVRSCPELCRFCLASYLTLPFRTANLQEGLIPAIEQGLKFTNRLGLLGASVTQHPEFNTLLDYLSQPKYDQVRLSLASVRTNTVTEKLARILSQRDSRSITIAIESGSEKLRAIVNKKLQQDEILQAAINAKAGGLKGIKFYGMVGIPGEEVEDLEPTLDLMQDLKKAAPGLRLTLGCSTFVPKAHTPFQWYGVNPQAKKRLKLLQKGLGKMGVQFRPESYNWSVIQALISRGDRRLSHILEFTQNSGDSLGSYRQAFKHFQGQVPDLEDYVHENWSTDRILPWQHIQGTLSVETLKQHLAMSQKI
- a CDS encoding isopenicillin N synthase family dioxygenase; this translates as MDTLPVISLEKLKDLSYSSGNEEHKRLYNICLEHGFFYLKDHGVSSELVQQTIDASRNFFQLPQETKKAYGHDQQTVYPKTSRGYSPLYGEALNGEEGPDPKELFDLGLERPPSDKPFTGPTVVPDNEVAPGFASSHYQLQGEIMNQVVPPLLQGLAVALGRDPHWFDPYFEDPVLIHRSIYYPASGGIAGKHTDTGIFTILIQEYFPTPSLRVYAKDAWIDAGCLEDAFVINLGDMLQYWTNGLFVSTPHEVIHKLPQTRISIPLFVFPNHNTQIQPMGTEETINSTDVMLENFHSIWVDKSGSGRAKELTQ
- a CDS encoding NAD(P)-dependent oxidoreductase, whose amino-acid sequence is MSKQKIAYIGTGAMGKQMIYKLLKDGYHVQVYDKYKEAAEPVIAKGAIWKNSPKEAAQGSDLVITNLPLPHHVLENMLGPSGAVEGMRPGSTWMDFSTTDYHNTQNIAREARKKGIFSLESPVSNLSHMGVDFCNVSFYVSGDRQGYDLSKGSLDSMGEISFFVSDTIGEAQTIKLLTNLLFYTGMVTVGEVLMICKIYGIPLLWMWDLIRSSQGSSFVAEQVTPFIFDGSYDYSCSLEITVKDTDLTVNLANELNVPLPIGRIIEERYREAGQKYDAHDNHVKVTKLIEEDNGVNLRVPHFTAPSPYGLNRSYIHSEEKISDIFGRIKPRPYELQYPAPEPLDDPILMDMARSLTDFMAYINYLILGEAHHLGKNMGLSDQLIEDVIRWSCGTCWVFDNITSYQPDPAIVPKIQSFDFGRHAKLPVLTKILKHLS
- a CDS encoding mandelate racemase/muconate lactonizing enzyme family protein — its product is MKITKITVYQVTLPLEHPYRLSGGRLYFDKLDSTIIAMDTDEGIRGWGEGCPWGSTYLPAFPRGIRAGIEELAPQLIGLDPRRIDVVYRAMDMALPGHPYIKSPLDMACWDILGKFTGLSLCELFGGRIDQEITIQNSVPTDTPEGMIESIKRGQARGEKVHTCKIGADVALDIERIKAIGAYLPPDETATFDVNRAWLVDEGMRVMNAVKEPILYFEQPCETYEECLQLRRLTNHAIILDECIQGYGDIVRAQGDRACEAIGLKIGRVGGLTKAKRIRDFCVETGIRMNIEVTGGSAIGDAGSVHLAQSTPATHLRATWLCHEMLTVNTATGGPRGQGGKTVAPEGPGLGVEPIMEVLGEPIAVYQ